Within the Achromobacter spanius genome, the region GTCATCGCTGAAGTCGGACGCGCGGAAGTTGTAGAGCGCCAGCAAGGCGTTCACGCAAGCCTGTTCGCGTTGGCGCACGTGGTCGCGCAACTGGTTTGACGCGGCGGCCAGCGCGACGTCGTCGCTGGGGCTGGTGAGATGCAGCGCCGCGACGTCGATAAGCAGATCGGCCAGTAGTTCGTAGGCGGCGGCGTGGCGTTCGCGGCGCTGCGTGGACAGGCTGTCGGCCAGGCGCGCCAGTGCGCCGGCGTGGCGGTCCAGCAGCACGCCCAGCTTGGCGTAGAGCTGCTGTTCGCCATCCAGCGGCGGCGCCACGGTGTCGAACTCCACCACGGCATGCAGGCCCAGCCGCGCCATGGCGTCGCGCCATTCGTCGGCGCGGTGCGCGGGCGCGTTCACGAAATTCAACACGGGCAGCAAGGGGCGGCCGCAGGCGGCAAGAATGGCGAGTTCGTCGCGATGCTTGCCAAGTACAGGGTCGCGCGCGTCGATCACGTACAGCGCCGCGTCGCACTCCAGCATTTTTGCCAGCACGCGGGCTTCTTGTTCGAAACGGCCATGCGCTTCGGGCGTGTCCAGAAAGCGGCGGATGCGCGCGGGGCCGTCCAGCCGTTCGTCAGTGGTGCCCAGGCGTTCCAGGTATTCCAGCAGCGCGATGCTGTCTTCCATGCCAGGCGTGTCGAACCATTCCAGCACTGCGCGCCCGTCCAGGCGCAGGCGTGCGCCTTCCACGTGGCGGGTGGTGCCGGGGCTGTCGGCGACTTCTCCAAAGCCGGTGTCGCGCGTCAAGGTACGCAACAGCGAGGTCTTGCCGGTGTTGGTGTGGCCGACCAGGGCGATTTTGATGATGTCCTCAGCCATGGTGGGGCTCCAGCCATGTGAGCGGCAGCGTGGGCGTTTGCAGGATGGCGTCTGCCGGCAAACCCAACGCCAGCAAGCGTTCGCGCCACAGCGCGGCTCGCGTGGCCGCGCCGTCTTCGACGGAAGCGATCAGCCAGACGCCGGTGTGGCCCGCATGGGCG harbors:
- a CDS encoding GTPase/DUF3482 domain-containing protein, giving the protein MAEDIIKIALVGHTNTGKTSLLRTLTRDTGFGEVADSPGTTRHVEGARLRLDGRAVLEWFDTPGMEDSIALLEYLERLGTTDERLDGPARIRRFLDTPEAHGRFEQEARVLAKMLECDAALYVIDARDPVLGKHRDELAILAACGRPLLPVLNFVNAPAHRADEWRDAMARLGLHAVVEFDTVAPPLDGEQQLYAKLGVLLDRHAGALARLADSLSTQRRERHAAAYELLADLLIDVAALHLTSPSDDVALAAASNQLRDHVRQREQACVNALLALYNFRASDFSDDALPLQGERWGMDLFHPQALKDMGVQMGMGAAAGAMAGAAVDLFSAGLSLGTGMLVGAAAGGLWQGVEKLGKRVAGKLRGWREISVDDAVLRLLALRQRHLIDALERRGHAAREPLKLTLPDDDAWKKGPLPDALKEARSRPEWSALGKHHEDSDRRKRIVQELARALAAGPANTA